A single genomic interval of bacterium harbors:
- a CDS encoding hemolysin family protein has translation MLWHLLVILVLLVLSAFFAVSETALFSLTPGRREELRNSRPKAARRIDALLSDTGRLLGTLLLGNLVVNTAASSIFTLMLLGLSRRHGMNEALLLGVGGIVLTLVLLMFCEVTPKVVTSRSPERFAPLVTGPIEVARLLLWPFTALLMMVSRRLTPRRREPETLTDDELHTMIDIGRQRGVLLGSEEDILANLVGLERRTVSEVMTPRIDIVAIPEGMTIREAIVVCRNAGFSRVPVYSDTIDHISGTAYAKDLLSAADPGAPVCSRCRPAYFVPEVKRLPSLLDELRRRGSHIAVVVDEFGQTSGLVTLEDLLEAVFGEIVDEHDVAEELPYSKLDEHSYLVDGEIDLATLNRLFRRAFTGLGHERLSGFIQDRLGRLPREGDVIAHRSLEIIVKETDGPKLEKVLIKRK, from the coding sequence ATGCTCTGGCACCTGCTCGTCATTCTGGTCCTGCTCGTCCTGTCTGCCTTCTTCGCCGTCTCGGAGACCGCACTCTTCTCCCTGACCCCGGGCAGGCGCGAGGAGCTGAGGAATAGCCGCCCCAAGGCGGCACGACGGATTGACGCGCTGCTATCCGACACGGGCCGCCTGCTTGGCACTCTGCTGCTTGGGAACCTCGTCGTCAACACCGCCGCCTCCAGCATCTTCACCCTGATGCTGCTGGGGCTGTCCCGCCGCCACGGCATGAATGAGGCGCTGCTGCTCGGCGTCGGCGGAATCGTCCTGACTTTGGTGCTGCTCATGTTCTGCGAAGTTACACCCAAGGTGGTGACCAGCAGAAGCCCGGAGCGGTTTGCGCCACTTGTCACCGGTCCGATCGAAGTAGCCAGATTGCTCTTGTGGCCCTTTACGGCGTTGTTGATGATGGTGAGCCGGCGACTGACTCCGCGTCGGCGCGAACCGGAGACGCTCACCGACGATGAACTCCATACGATGATCGACATCGGCAGGCAGCGCGGCGTCCTGCTCGGTTCCGAGGAGGACATCCTCGCCAACCTCGTCGGTCTCGAGAGGCGCACTGTCTCCGAAGTGATGACCCCGCGGATTGACATCGTCGCCATTCCCGAGGGTATGACCATCCGTGAGGCAATCGTCGTCTGCCGCAACGCAGGCTTCTCCCGGGTTCCGGTCTACAGCGACACCATCGACCACATCAGCGGCACGGCGTACGCCAAGGATCTGCTGAGCGCCGCCGACCCCGGCGCACCGGTCTGTTCCCGGTGCCGCCCGGCCTACTTTGTGCCTGAGGTCAAGCGGCTGCCCTCGCTGCTCGACGAACTGAGGCGCCGAGGTTCGCACATCGCGGTCGTGGTCGACGAGTTCGGCCAGACGTCGGGGCTGGTTACGCTCGAAGACCTGCTCGAAGCCGTTTTCGGAGAGATCGTCGACGAGCACGACGTGGCCGAGGAGTTGCCTTACTCCAAGCTGGACGAGCACAGCTACCTGGTGGATGGTGAGATCGACCTTGCGACCCTCAACCGGCTCTTCCGACGTGCGTTCACCGGGCTCGGGCACGAGAGGTTGTCGGGTTTCATACAGGACAGGCTCGGCCGGCTCCCTCGCGAGGGCGACGTCATCGCCCATCGTTCCCTCGAGATAATCGTGAAGGAGACCGACGGCCCGAAGCTGGAGAAAGTTCTGATAAAGAGGAAATGA
- a CDS encoding transposase has translation MARIARVVAAQVPHHVVQRGNRRQPVFFSTADYKAYVRMMAAWCGQEKVEIWAYCLMPNHVHLVAVPDTEQGLARAIGEAHRRYTVRVNQRENWRGYLWQGRFSSYPLDEQYLLAAVRYVELNPVRAGLVERPWQYPWSSAAAHARGRDDTLVKVKPMLNRVEDWREYLTGEQDSTDLELIRRHTRNGRPLGNSDFVESLEARTGRTLAPLRRGPKPRQRT, from the coding sequence ATGGCGAGAATAGCGCGAGTGGTTGCGGCGCAGGTGCCGCATCATGTTGTCCAGCGTGGGAACCGGCGCCAGCCGGTCTTCTTCAGCACAGCCGACTACAAGGCGTATGTACGAATGATGGCCGCATGGTGCGGGCAGGAGAAAGTCGAGATCTGGGCGTACTGCCTGATGCCCAACCATGTGCACCTCGTAGCAGTACCCGATACCGAACAGGGTCTTGCCCGGGCGATCGGCGAGGCCCACCGTCGGTACACAGTCCGAGTAAATCAGCGTGAGAACTGGCGCGGTTACCTCTGGCAGGGACGCTTCTCATCATACCCGCTCGATGAGCAGTACCTGCTGGCAGCGGTCCGCTACGTAGAACTGAATCCGGTGCGGGCCGGTCTGGTCGAGCGGCCATGGCAGTATCCCTGGTCCAGCGCGGCGGCTCATGCACGCGGTCGTGACGATACACTAGTGAAGGTGAAGCCGATGCTGAACCGGGTAGAGGACTGGCGCGAGTATCTCACGGGCGAGCAGGACAGCACCGACCTGGAACTCATTCGCCGTCACACGCGCAACGGTCGTCCCCTGGGGAACAGCGACTTCGTCGAATCGCTCGAAGCCAGGACTGGCCGAACGCTGGCTCCACTCAGGCGCGGACCCAAGCCGCGGCAACGGACTTGA
- a CDS encoding PhoH family protein yields the protein MKPDNSCSHSISVEDIDPLALLGPADVNLTTLGKHYKTAIVVRDGRIMLHGPKTEETELMRLLDRLLARVRQGEPLSPELINAEVDRIRRCREPGAGDSEPEVLAIKTPRKAIFAKTRNQRSYLQAMQRHDIILAVGPAGTGKTYLAVAAALESLVSGHSSRIVLTRPAVEAGESLGYLPGTFKEKVDPYLRPLYDALFDMMPMERVQRLIEQEVIEVAPLAFMRGRTLSDAYIILDEAQNTTSTQMRMFLTRLGWNSKAIVTGDITQIDLAAEHRSGLIEAVERLEGVTGISIVHLTDADVVRPPLVSRIIRAYENRKATGADAS from the coding sequence GTGAAACCGGACAACAGTTGCAGCCATTCCATCTCGGTCGAGGACATCGACCCCCTCGCCCTGCTCGGCCCGGCCGACGTCAATCTGACTACCCTCGGCAAGCACTACAAGACAGCGATTGTCGTGCGCGACGGCCGGATCATGCTGCACGGCCCCAAGACCGAAGAAACCGAGCTGATGAGGCTGCTCGACCGGCTGCTCGCGCGCGTCCGGCAGGGCGAACCCCTGAGCCCGGAGCTCATCAACGCTGAGGTGGACCGGATCCGCCGCTGCCGCGAACCCGGCGCGGGCGATTCCGAGCCGGAAGTGCTCGCGATCAAGACTCCCCGGAAGGCGATATTCGCGAAGACGCGCAACCAGCGGAGCTACCTGCAGGCGATGCAGCGCCATGACATCATCCTCGCGGTCGGGCCGGCCGGAACGGGCAAGACCTATCTCGCGGTCGCCGCGGCGCTTGAATCCCTCGTTTCGGGCCACTCGAGTCGCATTGTCCTCACCCGGCCCGCGGTGGAGGCCGGAGAGTCGCTCGGCTACCTGCCCGGCACTTTCAAGGAGAAAGTAGACCCCTACCTGCGTCCGCTCTACGATGCCCTGTTCGACATGATGCCGATGGAGCGGGTCCAGCGCCTGATTGAGCAGGAAGTTATCGAGGTCGCACCGCTCGCGTTCATGCGGGGCCGGACTCTATCCGACGCCTACATTATTCTCGACGAGGCGCAGAACACCACCTCGACTCAGATGCGCATGTTCCTGACCCGGCTCGGCTGGAACTCGAAGGCCATCGTCACCGGTGACATCACCCAGATCGACCTTGCCGCTGAGCACAGGTCCGGCCTGATTGAGGCGGTCGAGCGGCTCGAAGGCGTCACCGGCATCAGCATCGTCCACCTGACCGACGCCGACGTGGTCCGGCCGCCGCTGGTCTCGCGCATCATCCGCGCGTACGAGAACCGGAAGGCTACCGGCGCTGATGCGTCCTGA
- a CDS encoding CNNM domain-containing protein: MELLFGFVLILATGFFAGSETAVYRANWIRLTNWASHNLPGAKSALQFLDRRESTVVVTLVGTSFCVVFATELFSHFFERQFGPASATAAVVIVVVLTIIIGDYVPKAVAQAFPDRWLQRAVLPLSVSRLVFAPAVLVLSGIARLLAAPVAGTGQRFPLTRQDFLAAMQRRDTESGSPRTVTNIVSRLFRFSAMKVAEVRIPLGQVKAVPHTAGLNEVLAVISQFGYSRIPVYQGDLANITGVIVAKDLLSAPAWRVRKIPRVNETDRAMEVLRMMQRRGEHLAAVESVDHQVTGIVSLEDLIEELVGEIRSE, encoded by the coding sequence ATGGAACTTCTTTTCGGGTTCGTCCTGATTCTCGCCACCGGCTTCTTCGCCGGGTCGGAAACTGCCGTCTACCGCGCCAACTGGATTCGGCTGACCAACTGGGCAAGCCACAACCTTCCGGGCGCGAAGTCCGCACTTCAGTTCCTGGACCGGCGCGAGTCGACCGTGGTCGTGACTTTGGTCGGCACCAGTTTCTGCGTCGTCTTCGCTACCGAGCTCTTCTCGCACTTCTTCGAGAGACAGTTCGGTCCGGCATCGGCCACCGCGGCTGTTGTCATTGTCGTCGTCCTCACCATCATCATCGGCGATTACGTACCCAAGGCAGTGGCCCAGGCGTTCCCCGACCGTTGGCTGCAGCGGGCCGTACTGCCTCTGTCGGTCAGCCGTCTGGTATTCGCGCCCGCCGTCCTGGTCCTCTCCGGGATCGCCCGCCTGCTCGCCGCACCCGTCGCCGGTACCGGCCAGCGATTTCCGCTCACGCGTCAGGACTTCCTGGCAGCCATGCAGAGGCGAGACACCGAGTCCGGTTCGCCCCGAACGGTGACGAACATCGTGTCACGGCTCTTTCGGTTCTCGGCCATGAAGGTCGCCGAGGTCCGCATCCCGCTCGGGCAAGTGAAAGCCGTGCCCCACACCGCCGGTCTGAACGAGGTGCTGGCGGTCATCAGTCAGTTCGGCTACTCGCGCATCCCGGTCTACCAGGGCGACCTTGCCAACATCACCGGCGTCATCGTCGCCAAGGACCTGCTCTCGGCTCCGGCCTGGCGCGTCCGGAAGATACCGCGGGTCAACGAGACCGACCGCGCCATGGAGGTCCTGCGCATGATGCAGCGCCGCGGCGAGCACCTCGCGGCCGTCGAGAGCGTAGACCATCAGGTCACCGGCATCGTGTCGCTCGAGGACTTGATCGAAGAGCTCGTGGGCGAAATCCGCTCCGAATGA
- the recO gene encoding DNA repair protein RecO, whose amino-acid sequence MRRIVRSEAVCLSVKDYHESSKLLMFFTLEYGKVSCLAKGARRLRSKFGAALDLFAQSRIIYYMRENRTLFTLSDAELVHSFSCSQLPTPDSLSRFLAAEQMTEFVLRVTQPNDPSPHLYRLLLSYLSTLESLPPYSSTPDSRLSTPCSALVCSFLLKAASFLGFRPELRRCLICQRPIESQRPAYFDPGRGGIVCPRCAGENPRGTRLDPAGLDAIAFLLYTPAAEIAHVFSSGPEPTTGDNRQERQGRQDSDPENLQSPPPVSSSANPQSTIYNLQSPLDLVLGFLGHHFDPLVLNSFRWHAGLERKV is encoded by the coding sequence GTGCGTAGAATCGTCAGGTCCGAGGCCGTCTGTCTCAGCGTCAAGGACTACCACGAGTCGTCCAAGCTCTTGATGTTCTTCACGCTTGAATACGGGAAGGTAAGCTGCCTGGCCAAAGGCGCGCGCCGGCTCAGGAGCAAGTTCGGCGCTGCGCTCGATCTCTTCGCTCAGTCCCGCATCATATACTACATGCGCGAGAACCGCACGCTCTTCACGCTCTCCGACGCCGAGCTTGTCCATTCCTTCAGCTGCTCTCAACTCCCCACTCCCGACTCCCTGTCCCGCTTCCTCGCCGCCGAACAGATGACCGAATTCGTTCTCCGGGTCACGCAGCCCAACGACCCGAGCCCACATCTCTACCGGCTTCTTCTCAGCTACCTCTCAACCCTTGAGTCGCTCCCGCCGTATTCCTCAACTCCCGACTCTCGACTCTCGACTCCCTGTTCTGCTCTTGTCTGCTCCTTCCTGCTCAAGGCCGCGAGCTTTCTTGGGTTTCGGCCCGAACTCCGTCGCTGCCTCATCTGCCAGCGTCCCATCGAGAGCCAGCGCCCGGCCTACTTCGACCCCGGACGCGGCGGCATCGTCTGCCCGCGCTGCGCCGGTGAGAACCCGCGGGGGACAAGGCTCGATCCTGCCGGCCTCGACGCCATCGCCTTCCTGCTCTACACCCCTGCCGCCGAGATCGCGCACGTCTTCTCGTCTGGTCCGGAGCCGACAACCGGAGACAACCGCCAAGAACGCCAAGGCCGCCAGGATTCCGATCCGGAGAATCTCCAATCTCCGCCTCCCGTCTCCTCATCCGCTAATCCACAATCTACAATCTACAATCTGCAATCTCCTCTCGACCTCGTCCTCGGTTTCCTTGGCCACCACTTCGACCCGCTCGTGCTCAACTCCTTCCGCTGGCACGCGGGCCTCGAGCGCAAAGTTTAG
- the ybeY gene encoding rRNA maturation RNase YbeY — protein MRPEIYGTQDSRLRADIRRLCRRIDRDLKPEPSVVNVVFVTDPQIHALNRRFLRRDRPTNVISFNSPESHLPGEPRLLGEVYVSRDRARAQAREYGVTYASELRRLVLHGLLHLLGLTHREMEPYYNKYL, from the coding sequence ATGCGTCCTGAAATCTACGGGACGCAGGACAGCCGCCTGCGTGCCGATATCCGGCGTCTCTGCCGCCGGATTGACCGTGACCTCAAGCCGGAGCCCTCGGTCGTGAACGTTGTCTTCGTGACCGATCCACAAATACACGCGCTTAATCGCCGGTTCCTGAGACGCGACCGGCCGACGAACGTCATCTCATTCAACTCGCCTGAGTCGCATTTGCCGGGCGAACCCAGGCTTCTCGGCGAGGTCTACGTCTCGCGCGACCGGGCGCGGGCCCAGGCGCGCGAATACGGTGTCACCTACGCGTCGGAACTCCGCCGACTCGTGCTCCACGGGTTGCTGCATCTGCTCGGCCTGACCCACCGCGAGATGGAACCGTACTATAACAAATACCTTTGA